The Exiguobacterium mexicanum genome includes a window with the following:
- the glpK gene encoding glycerol kinase GlpK — protein sequence MEKEKRYILALDQGTTSSRAIIFDHDGKIVTVAQREFKQYFPKPGWVEHNANEIWGSVLAVMAEAFGSADIDPKEIAAIGITNQRETAVVWEKSTGRPVYNAVVWQSRQTAGICDELKEAGHADLFRDKTGLLIDAYFSGTKVKWILDNVEGAREKAEAGDLLFGTIDTWLIWKLSGGHAHVTDYSNASRTLMYNIYEQKWDDELLEILTVPKSMLPEVKPSSEVYANTIPYHFFGFEVPIAGAAGDQQAALFGQACFESGEGKNTYGTGCFMLMNTGEEAVKSDHGLLTTIAWGYNGKVEYALEGSIFVAGSAIQWLRDGLRMLKSAKDTEQYANRVETTDGVYVVPAFVGLGAPYWNSDVRGAIFGLTRGTEKEHFVRATLESLAYQTRDVLTAMEQDSGIELKTLRVDGGAVNNNFLMQFQADILDVPVERPEVSETTALGAAYLAGLAVGFWKDQAEIKQQWKLDHQFEPKMDEAHRENLYKGWQHAVEATMGFKPSKLEL from the coding sequence ATGGAGAAAGAAAAACGTTATATCTTAGCACTTGACCAAGGAACGACAAGCTCACGGGCCATCATCTTCGACCATGACGGGAAAATCGTCACAGTCGCGCAACGTGAGTTCAAACAATACTTCCCGAAACCGGGCTGGGTCGAGCATAACGCCAATGAGATTTGGGGTTCTGTCCTCGCCGTCATGGCCGAGGCGTTCGGTTCGGCCGACATCGATCCAAAAGAGATCGCAGCTATCGGGATCACGAACCAACGGGAAACAGCCGTCGTCTGGGAGAAGTCGACAGGACGTCCGGTCTATAACGCCGTCGTCTGGCAATCGCGTCAAACAGCCGGTATTTGTGATGAGTTGAAGGAAGCCGGTCATGCCGACTTGTTCCGCGATAAAACGGGTCTCTTGATTGACGCCTACTTCTCAGGCACGAAAGTCAAATGGATTCTCGACAACGTCGAAGGCGCCCGTGAGAAAGCCGAAGCCGGTGACCTCCTCTTCGGAACGATTGACACTTGGCTCATCTGGAAACTGTCAGGCGGCCACGCCCACGTCACGGACTACTCGAACGCGTCACGGACGCTCATGTACAACATCTATGAGCAGAAATGGGACGATGAGTTGCTCGAGATCTTGACGGTACCAAAGTCGATGCTCCCGGAAGTCAAACCGTCGAGTGAAGTGTACGCCAACACGATCCCGTACCACTTCTTCGGCTTCGAAGTTCCGATTGCCGGCGCGGCCGGTGACCAACAGGCTGCCCTCTTCGGTCAGGCCTGCTTCGAGTCAGGAGAAGGTAAGAACACGTACGGTACAGGTTGCTTCATGCTCATGAACACGGGCGAAGAAGCCGTCAAGTCGGACCATGGTCTGCTCACGACGATCGCATGGGGATACAATGGTAAAGTCGAATATGCGCTCGAAGGTTCGATCTTCGTAGCCGGTTCGGCCATCCAATGGCTCCGTGACGGACTCCGTATGCTCAAGTCGGCGAAAGACACGGAACAGTACGCCAACCGCGTCGAGACGACAGACGGCGTCTACGTCGTCCCAGCCTTCGTCGGACTTGGTGCCCCGTATTGGAACTCGGACGTCCGTGGTGCCATCTTCGGCCTCACGCGCGGGACGGAGAAAGAACATTTCGTCCGGGCGACGCTCGAGTCACTCGCCTATCAGACGCGCGATGTCTTGACGGCGATGGAACAAGATTCTGGCATCGAGTTGAAGACGCTCCGCGTCGACGGCGGTGCGGTCAACAACAACTTCCTCATGCAGTTCCAAGCGGACATCTTGGACGTCCCGGTCGAACGGCCTGAAGTGAGCGAGACGACGGCTCTCGGTGCCGCCTATCTCGCCGGTCTCGCCGTCGGGTTCTGGAAAGACCAAGCAGAGATCAAACAACAGTGGAAACTCGACCATCAGTTCGAACCGAAGATGGACGAAGCACACCGCGAAAATCTGTATAAAGGCTGGCAACACGCAGTCGAAGCGACAATGGGCTTCAAACCATCAAAACTTGAACTTTAA
- a CDS encoding MIP/aquaporin family protein, translated as MSAFVSEIIGTMLLILLGNGVVAGVVLRHSKAENAGWVVITFGWGFAVMIGVYAAGIYGGAHLNPAVTVGLATAGSFPWADVPAYILAQFIGAFIGAVLVFVHYKPHYDVTDDPGAKLATFSTAPGIRSTPFNLIGEIIGTFVLVFGILSFGANTFTDGLNPLIVGFLVVSIGLSLGGTTGYAINPARDLGPRIAHAILPIKGKGTSDWGYSWIPVVGPIIGAVIAALVYGILVP; from the coding sequence ATGTCAGCATTCGTCAGCGAAATTATTGGTACAATGCTACTCATCTTGCTCGGTAACGGTGTCGTCGCCGGCGTCGTCCTCCGTCATTCGAAAGCGGAGAACGCAGGTTGGGTCGTCATCACGTTCGGTTGGGGCTTCGCCGTTATGATCGGGGTATACGCAGCCGGAATTTATGGAGGGGCGCACTTGAACCCTGCCGTCACGGTCGGGCTCGCGACAGCAGGCTCATTCCCTTGGGCTGATGTGCCAGCCTACATCTTGGCACAGTTTATCGGGGCGTTCATCGGGGCCGTCCTCGTGTTCGTGCACTACAAACCGCACTATGATGTGACCGACGATCCGGGTGCCAAACTGGCCACCTTCTCGACCGCACCAGGGATTCGTAGCACGCCGTTCAACTTGATCGGGGAAATCATTGGTACGTTCGTTCTCGTCTTCGGAATTTTGTCATTCGGGGCCAACACGTTCACGGACGGCTTGAATCCGCTCATCGTCGGTTTCCTCGTCGTCTCAATCGGTCTCTCACTTGGTGGTACAACGGGATATGCCATCAACCCGGCACGTGACCTCGGGCCGCGGATTGCGCATGCGATTCTTCCAATCAAAGGCAAAGGGACGTCGGACTGGGGCTATTCATGGATTCCGGTCGTCGGACCAATCATCGGGGCGGTCATCGCCGCATTGGTTTACGGCATTCTTGTCCCATAA